A window from Malania oleifera isolate guangnan ecotype guangnan chromosome 7, ASM2987363v1, whole genome shotgun sequence encodes these proteins:
- the LOC131159345 gene encoding uncharacterized protein LOC131159345: MEARGGCCIARYAGVPYDAAKVDRIMLRFRPIAPKPASGAAVPGVSPPESCPRGGRGKRRCGGSGGRESAGRRCVRKRKASSETESPVVTLPLLPETPVWKDSPASPTRAASEVGGLGLPSTWLNFGSERKEVEEAGEGVVGSWVTVERVTGTRAEGEWSLGRTDEERRRNLEGDECPGFISDGWNRVGWTNGAYRRMAAGGAGNYEKVGVVMKEGVPRTCEAFACRVRVQCGGKERSSAVTMPCDAWRMDAGGFAWRLDVHAALSLGR, from the coding sequence ATGGAAGCGAGGGGAGGCTGCTGCATAGCGCGGTACGCCGGAGTTCCGTACGACGCGGCGAAGGTGGACAGAATAATGCTCAGATTCCGACCGATCGCGCCGAAGCCGGCCTCCGGGGCGGCGGTGCCCGGCGTTTCGCCGCCGGAGAGTTGCCCGAGGGGCGGGAGAGGGAAGAGAAGGTGCGGCGGCAGCGGCGGTAGAGAGAGCGCCGGCAGACGGTGCGTCAGGAAGAGGAAAGCGTCGTCGGAGACGGAGTCGCCCGTGGTAACGCTGCCGCTGCTGCCGGAGACGCCGGTCTGGAAGGACTCGCCGGCTTCGCCGACGCGGGCGGCATCGGAGGTCGGGGGACTGGGACTTCCGAGTACATGGCTGAACTTCGGGAGTGAGAGGAAAGAGGTGGAGGAAGCGGGGGAAGGGGTCGTGGGGTCGTGGGTGACGGTGGAGCGCGTGACGGGGACGCGGGCGGAGGGGGAGTGGAGCTTGGGGAGGACGGACGAGGAGAGGAGGAGGAATCTGGAGGGGGACGAGTGTCCGGGGTTCATATCGGACGGGTGGAACCGGGTGGGGTGGACCAACGGAGCCTACCGGAGGATGGCTGCGGGCGGCGCCGGAAACTACGAGAAAGTGGGGGTGGTGATGAAGGAGGGGGTGCCGCGCACGTGCGAGGCGTTCGCGTGCAGGGTGAGGGTGCAGTGTGGGGGGAAGGAGAGGAGCAGCGCGGTGACAATGCCTTGCGACGCGTGGAGGATGGACGCCGGCGGGTTTGCATGGCGGTTGGACGTCCACGCCGCCCTCAGCTTGGGTCGGTAA